The proteins below are encoded in one region of Salvelinus namaycush isolate Seneca chromosome 32, SaNama_1.0, whole genome shotgun sequence:
- the LOC120027262 gene encoding polypeptide N-acetylgalactosaminyltransferase 4-like encodes MRVRWSRKLGFLAKTLFLLWVLWLGYMLLARSTASSTGADGGEDGGGHNLLVRHFSPVEEQGGEQLARPVYVKAPADANAHGEWGKATSLNLSPEERKQEEDSVERYAINIFVSDKISLHRHIQDSRMKECRAKKFDYRRLPTTSVIIAFYNEAWSTLLRTIHSVLESTPAVLLREIILIDDFSDRVYLKSQLEHYISNWERVRLIRTNKREGLVRARLIGATYATGDVLTFLDCHCECVPGWIEPLLERIGENESTIVCPVIDTIDWNSFEFYMQTDEPMIGGFDWRLTFQWHAIPEVERKKRKSRIEPIRSPTMAGGLFAVSKAYFEHLGTYDMGMDVWGGENLELSFRVWQCGGSLEIHPCSHVGHVFPKKAPYARPKFLQNTVRAAEVWMDTYKQHFYNRNPPARRETYGDISERVVLRERLKCNSFDWYLNNIYPDLHVPEDREGWHGALRSSGIHSECLDYNSPEHSPTGAHVSLFGCHGQGGNQYFEYTTHKEIRYNSATELCAEVPEGQIYIGMTHCPHDRTPTPPTIIWEFREDGTIYHPHSDMCLTTYRTAEGRTDVQMKMCTPGDKQQRWKFENGRD; translated from the exons ATGAGGGTGCGTTGGTCCCGGAAGCTGGGCTTCCTAGCAAAGACCCTCTTCCTGCTGTGGGTGCTATGGCTGGGCTACATGCTCCTAGCCCGCTCCACCGCCTCCTCCACAGGGGCCGATGGAGGGGAGGACGGAGGGGGCCACAACCTGCTGGTCAGGCACTTCTCCCCCGTGGAGGAGCAGGGAGGTGAGCAGCTGGCCAGGCCCGTGTACGTGAAGGCGCCAGCGGACGCCAACGCGCACGGGGAGTGGGGCAAGGCCACCAGCCTGAACCTCAGCCCGGAGGAGAGGAAGCAGGAAGAGGACAGCGTGGAGAGATACGCTATTAATATCTTTGTCAGTGATAAGATCTCCCTGCACCGACACATCCAGGACAGCAGGATGAAAGA ATGCAGAGCTAAGAAGTTTGACTACCGTCGTCTGCCGACCACGTCAGTGATCATCGCATTCTACAACGAGGCCTGGTCCACCCTGCTCAGGACCATCCACAGTGTTCTGGAGAGCACACCCGCTGTCCTCCTGAGGGAGATCATCCTCATAGATGACTTTAGTGACCGAG TCTATCTGAAGTCTCAGCTGGAGCACTACATCAGTAACTGGGAGCGTGTCCGCCTCATCCGCACCAACAAGAGGGAGGGGCTGGTCAGGGCGAGGCTCATCGGCGCCACCTACGCCACGGGTGACGTACTGACCTTCCTGGACTGTCATTGCGAGTGTGTCCCCGGCTGGATCGAGCCGCtgctggagag gaTTGGTGAGAATGAGAGCACCATCGTGTGTCCGGTGATCGACACCATCGACTGGAACTCGTTTGAGTTCTACATGCAGACAGATGAGCCCATGATCGGAGGCTTCGACTGGAGGCTGACCTTCCAGTGGCACGCTATCCCTGAGGTCGAACGCAAGAAACGCAAGTCCCGCATCGAACCTATCAG gtctcctACTATGGCTGGTGGGCTGTTTGCAGTGAGCAAGGCGTACTTTGAGCACCTGGGCACATATGACATGGGCATGGATGTGTGGGGAGGAGAGAACCTAGAACTGTCCTTTAGG GTGTGGCAGTGTGGAGGTTCTCTGGAGATCCACCCCTGCTCCCACGTGGGACACGTTTTCCCTAAGAAAGCACCCTATGCCAGGCCCAAGTTCCTCCAGAACACGGTCCGTGCTGCAGAGGTGTGGATGGACACCTATAAACAGCACTTCTACAACAGAAACCCACCGGCCAGAAGG GAGACATATGGGGACATCTCAGAGAGGGTGGTCCTTCGAGAGAGACTGAAGTGTAACAGCTTTGACTGGTACCTGAACAACATCTACCCTGACCTGCATGTACCAGAGGACCGGGAGGGCTGGCACGGGGCG TTGCGTAGCTCTGGGATCCATTCAGAGTGCCTGGACTACAACTCTCCGGAACACAGTCCCACGGGGGCGCACGTCTCCCTCTTCGGTTGCCATGGGCAGGGCGGCAACCAG tACTTTGAGTATACGACCCATAAGGAGATCCGCTATAACTCTGCGACGGAGCTGTGTGCCGAGGTCCCCGAGGGACAGATTTACATTGGGATGACACACTGCCCCCACGACAGAACCCCTACACCCCCCACCATCATCTGGGAGTTCAGAGAG GACGGGACGATCTACCACCCTCACTCAGACATGTGTCTCACCACCTACCGCACAGCCGAGGGACGCACGGACGTCCAGATGAAAATGTGCACGCCCGGGGACAAGCAACAGCGCTGGAAGTTTGAGAATGGGAGGGACTAA